The following are from one region of the Chloracidobacterium sp. genome:
- a CDS encoding dihydroorotase, with the protein MKLLISNGHLIDPAAPENTGMNVLIENGRVAGWLRQSEPTPEDCEVLDASGLLVAPGFIDLHVHLREPGQEHKETIASGCAAAVAGGWTSICPMPNTNPVNDNAAITRYMIEQAEHAGLANVFPIGAITKSSDGTELAEMGEMKAAGAVAVSDDGRPVPNAGIMRRAMQYARDFDLPVIDHCEDKSLSQGGVMHEGRVSLLLGLKGMPALAEDVDVVRDILLAKETGAHIHIAHVSTKGAVEAIRRAKNEHINVTCEVTPHHFTLTDQVVAGHVRTGSDRDWAPSAYDTNTKMAPPLRSEEHLEAVIEGIKDGTIDAIATDHAPHHHDEKALEFDRAPMGITGLETAIGLAFDQLVHRGVISLERLVEMCSTNPARIFKLQGRGALTPGSIADVTLIDPEAEWTFRSADSRSRSRNTPFDGWAFTGRAVATIVSGKIVFRAPMV; encoded by the coding sequence ATGAAGCTGCTCATTTCCAACGGCCATCTTATTGACCCGGCCGCACCAGAAAATACCGGCATGAACGTGCTCATCGAGAATGGGCGGGTAGCTGGCTGGCTGCGGCAATCCGAGCCGACGCCTGAAGACTGCGAGGTCCTTGACGCAAGCGGTCTATTGGTCGCTCCGGGTTTTATTGACCTTCATGTTCATCTACGCGAACCTGGCCAAGAGCACAAAGAAACCATTGCCTCAGGCTGTGCGGCGGCCGTCGCCGGCGGTTGGACGAGCATCTGTCCGATGCCCAATACCAATCCGGTTAATGACAACGCCGCCATCACGCGTTACATGATCGAGCAGGCTGAGCACGCTGGGCTTGCGAACGTTTTCCCGATCGGAGCGATAACGAAATCATCCGACGGAACCGAACTTGCGGAAATGGGCGAAATGAAAGCCGCGGGTGCCGTCGCAGTTTCTGACGATGGACGGCCGGTTCCGAACGCCGGAATCATGCGTCGAGCGATGCAATACGCCCGGGATTTCGACCTGCCGGTGATCGATCACTGCGAGGACAAATCGCTATCGCAAGGCGGCGTGATGCACGAAGGCCGAGTATCCCTGTTGCTGGGTTTGAAAGGAATGCCCGCACTGGCGGAGGATGTCGATGTGGTCCGCGACATATTACTTGCAAAAGAAACGGGAGCTCATATCCACATTGCTCATGTGTCGACAAAGGGTGCCGTCGAAGCGATTCGTCGCGCTAAGAACGAGCACATCAATGTGACCTGCGAGGTAACTCCCCACCACTTCACGCTCACCGATCAGGTCGTCGCCGGTCATGTCAGAACCGGAAGCGATCGCGACTGGGCGCCGTCTGCATACGATACGAATACCAAAATGGCACCGCCGCTTCGCAGTGAAGAGCATCTCGAAGCGGTCATAGAAGGCATAAAAGACGGAACGATCGACGCCATTGCGACCGATCATGCACCGCATCATCATGACGAAAAGGCCTTGGAATTCGACCGTGCTCCGATGGGAATAACCGGCCTCGAGACCGCAATTGGTCTCGCGTTTGACCAGCTGGTGCACAGAGGCGTCATTAGTCTCGAACGGCTGGTGGAAATGTGTTCGACCAATCCGGCGCGGATCTTCAAGCTGCAAGGACGCGGGGCGCTCACACCGGGCTCGATCGCGGACGTCACGCTCATCGACCCAGAGGCCGAATGGACCTTCCGGAGTGCTGATTCGCGTTCGAGGTCGCGAAATACGCCGTTTGACGGCTGGGCGTTTACCGGTCGTGCGGTTGCGACCATCGTCAGCGGGAAAATCGTGTTTCGTGCGCCGATGGTTTAG
- a CDS encoding aspartate carbamoyltransferase catalytic subunit, whose translation MEKPFRRRDLLGIRDITAAEINGILDTAENFREVNAREIKKVPTLRGKTVINLFFESSTRTRTSFELAAKRLSADAVNISVSSSSLSKGETLVDTALNLDAMDPDCIVVRHGSAGVPHQLAKVSRAAIINAGDGANEHPTQALLDAMTIREHKKTIKGLKVAIVGDILHSRVARSNIHLLTKLGATVTVAGPGTLVPKDFAHLVANGLEVCSGVEEAIDGADVVMILRIQRERQDSAYFPTLREYAIHFGLTNERLDLAKRDAIVLHPGPMNRGIEIASEVADSSRSLILDQVKYGVAVRMAVLYLATGGNMASG comes from the coding sequence ATGGAAAAACCCTTTAGACGACGAGACCTCTTGGGAATTCGCGACATTACTGCCGCCGAGATCAACGGCATTCTCGATACCGCGGAGAATTTTCGCGAAGTGAATGCTCGTGAGATAAAAAAGGTTCCGACCCTTCGGGGCAAGACCGTAATTAATCTATTCTTTGAATCGTCGACACGTACGCGAACTTCCTTCGAACTTGCCGCCAAACGGCTTTCCGCCGACGCGGTCAATATCAGTGTGTCGTCTTCCAGCCTCTCGAAGGGCGAGACCTTGGTCGATACAGCGCTCAACCTCGATGCAATGGATCCTGACTGCATCGTGGTCCGTCACGGTTCCGCCGGCGTTCCGCACCAGCTCGCAAAGGTGAGCCGGGCGGCGATCATTAACGCCGGCGACGGCGCCAACGAGCACCCGACACAAGCTCTTCTTGACGCGATGACGATCCGCGAGCACAAGAAAACCATAAAGGGCCTAAAAGTCGCCATTGTCGGCGACATTCTGCACAGTCGCGTCGCTCGGTCGAATATTCACCTGCTGACGAAGCTCGGAGCCACAGTCACTGTTGCGGGGCCTGGAACGCTCGTCCCAAAAGACTTTGCACATCTGGTCGCGAACGGCCTAGAGGTCTGTTCGGGTGTTGAAGAAGCGATCGACGGCGCTGACGTAGTTATGATCCTACGTATTCAAAGAGAGCGGCAAGACTCGGCTTACTTCCCGACGCTTCGCGAATATGCGATACACTTCGGCCTGACAAACGAACGTCTCGACCTTGCGAAAAGGGATGCCATCGTGCTCCATCCGGGCCCGATGAACCGCGGCATAGAGATCGCTTCAGAGGTGGCGGACAGCTCGCGCTCCTTGATATTGGATCAGGTCAAGTACGGCGTCGCCGTCCGAATGGCCGTGCTTTATCTGGCGACAGGCGGAAACATGGCAAGCGGTTAG
- the fabD gene encoding ACP S-malonyltransferase: MRIAYIFPGQGSQAIGMGKDLFDNFAAAREVFAAADDALGFPLSEMCFSGSEEDLAMTANTQPAILTTSVAAFRAMKGEGFDDPDFAAGHSLGEYSALVAAGVLDFADAVRTVRKRGTYMQEAVPVGVGAMAAILGADVDTVETACAEAADGQVCSPANINSPSQIVIAGDADAVDRACELLKERGAKRAIKLNVSAPFHCTLMEPAAEKLGVDLDNLEYREFRFPIVTNLNAELNEDPGGVNNDLWRQVWSPVKWLQSVRKLRSLGVETFVEIGPGKVLSGLVRQIDRDVRCLNVDNAESLRNTRETL, translated from the coding sequence ATGAGGATCGCATATATTTTTCCAGGCCAGGGCTCGCAGGCCATCGGAATGGGAAAAGACCTGTTTGATAATTTTGCGGCAGCTCGCGAAGTGTTTGCAGCGGCGGATGACGCATTGGGTTTTCCGCTGTCCGAAATGTGTTTTTCAGGCAGCGAGGAAGACCTTGCAATGACGGCAAACACGCAGCCGGCAATACTCACGACTTCGGTCGCGGCCTTTCGTGCGATGAAAGGCGAAGGATTTGACGATCCTGATTTTGCGGCAGGCCACAGTCTTGGCGAATATTCGGCGCTTGTTGCCGCGGGCGTCCTAGATTTCGCGGATGCGGTTCGGACGGTCAGGAAACGCGGTACCTACATGCAAGAGGCAGTTCCGGTCGGGGTCGGGGCGATGGCAGCAATACTCGGAGCTGATGTCGACACTGTCGAAACGGCCTGTGCCGAGGCGGCAGACGGTCAGGTCTGCAGCCCGGCGAACATCAATTCGCCCTCGCAGATCGTTATCGCGGGCGATGCGGACGCGGTTGACAGAGCTTGTGAGTTGCTAAAGGAACGCGGAGCTAAGAGGGCCATTAAACTCAATGTTTCAGCTCCGTTCCATTGTACGCTTATGGAGCCTGCGGCAGAGAAGTTGGGGGTCGATCTTGATAACTTGGAATACCGGGAGTTTCGATTTCCAATTGTAACGAACCTCAATGCAGAGTTAAATGAAGATCCGGGCGGAGTAAACAACGATCTCTGGAGACAGGTCTGGTCGCCAGTGAAATGGTTACAATCGGTTCGGAAGTTGCGGTCCCTGGGCGTGGAAACGTTTGTGGAGATTGGTCCGGGCAAGGTCCTTTCGGGCCTAGTTCGTCAGATCGACCGGGACGTTCGCTGTT
- the pyrR gene encoding bifunctional pyr operon transcriptional regulator/uracil phosphoribosyltransferase PyrR — protein sequence MVEKSRIMDSARMKRALSRLASEIVEENQGAENLYIVGIRRRGVPLAERIVDKIGELEGKPPLFGIIDITLYRDDLSTVGANPIVNRTELDADIEDKIIVLVDDVLYTGRTIRAALDQLMDFGRPKKVQLAVLIDRGREHRELPIQADFVGKTVPTKQSEIIKVMLKEYDNLEAVGIFEKPSD from the coding sequence CTGGTGGAGAAATCGAGGATCATGGACAGCGCTCGAATGAAGCGAGCATTATCGAGGCTTGCGTCCGAGATCGTCGAAGAAAATCAGGGTGCCGAGAACCTCTATATTGTAGGTATTCGTCGCCGCGGTGTTCCACTCGCAGAGCGAATCGTCGACAAGATCGGCGAGCTTGAAGGAAAACCGCCGCTTTTCGGGATTATCGATATAACGCTCTATCGCGATGATCTCTCAACTGTCGGAGCGAACCCGATCGTGAACCGAACAGAACTCGACGCCGATATCGAAGACAAGATCATCGTCCTGGTCGACGATGTGCTGTATACGGGACGAACGATTCGGGCGGCTCTCGACCAACTGATGGATTTCGGAAGGCCGAAAAAGGTTCAGCTTGCGGTACTGATCGACAGAGGACGCGAACATCGTGAACTTCCGATCCAGGCCGATTTCGTCGGTAAGACGGTTCCGACAAAGCAATCCGAGATCATAAAAGTGATGCTGAAGGAATACGATAATCTGGAGGCGGTCGGCATCTTCGAGAAGCCAAGTGATTGA
- a CDS encoding ketoacyl-ACP synthase III → MTEHNAGILGMGHAYPEGILTNADLEKIVETSDEWITSRTGIKQRHKAADNEYTSQFGTAAAKQALDRAGLKPTDIDIIVCATTTPDQIMPSTGALIQAQIGATNAAGMDVFAACSGFLYGLTMVESMIRTGQIKYALVIGAEVLTKYVDYTDRSTCVIFGDGAGAAVVGPVPKGKGILATKIRSDGRYEEQLYAPGGGTKLGTSHKTIDDGMHFFKMKGNELFKVAVRSMADISAEMLEKAGYTVDDVDLVIPHQANQRITDAVASRLGVPEEKVYSNIAEHGNTSSASIPIAIDECIQSGRIKEGSLVLLTAFGGGVTWGGTVIRF, encoded by the coding sequence ATGACAGAGCACAACGCGGGCATTCTCGGGATGGGGCACGCTTATCCGGAAGGCATTTTGACAAATGCTGACTTGGAAAAGATCGTCGAGACATCTGATGAGTGGATCACATCGCGAACCGGTATCAAACAGCGGCACAAGGCGGCTGACAACGAATACACGTCGCAATTCGGGACGGCGGCGGCCAAACAGGCCCTTGATCGAGCCGGCTTGAAGCCCACCGATATTGACATTATTGTCTGTGCGACGACAACGCCGGATCAAATAATGCCCTCAACGGGGGCACTGATCCAGGCTCAGATCGGTGCGACCAATGCTGCCGGGATGGATGTGTTTGCTGCCTGTTCGGGGTTTCTTTATGGTTTGACGATGGTCGAATCGATGATCAGGACCGGTCAGATAAAATACGCCCTTGTGATCGGTGCCGAGGTTCTGACAAAGTACGTTGACTATACCGATCGATCGACTTGTGTGATCTTCGGCGATGGCGCCGGGGCGGCAGTTGTTGGCCCTGTGCCGAAGGGGAAAGGCATTCTGGCGACCAAGATCCGATCGGACGGCCGCTATGAAGAACAGCTTTACGCTCCCGGCGGCGGCACAAAACTTGGCACTTCGCACAAAACCATCGACGATGGTATGCATTTTTTCAAAATGAAGGGCAACGAGCTCTTTAAGGTCGCAGTTCGATCAATGGCCGATATTTCTGCGGAAATGCTCGAAAAGGCCGGTTACACGGTTGATGACGTCGACCTTGTCATACCGCATCAGGCAAACCAGCGGATCACGGATGCGGTTGCATCGCGCCTTGGTGTTCCCGAGGAAAAGGTTTATTCAAATATTGCAGAGCATGGAAATACGTCCTCCGCTTCGATCCCGATCGCGATCGACGAGTGCATCCAATCGGGAAGGATAAAGGAAGGAAGCCTCGTGCTCTTGACCGCTTTCGGCGGCGGCGTAACGTGGGGCGGTACCGTCATAAGGTTCTAG
- the rpmF gene encoding 50S ribosomal protein L32 translates to MPNPKRRHSKSRTRQRRAHDALKTPQFYLDKDSGESKAPHRIDPKTGMYKGRQIIDVKESD, encoded by the coding sequence ATGCCAAATCCAAAACGACGACACTCAAAATCGCGGACCCGTCAGCGACGGGCCCATGACGCGCTGAAAACCCCGCAGTTTTACCTTGACAAAGATTCGGGTGAATCCAAGGCTCCGCACCGTATCGACCCCAAAACCGGAATGTACAAAGGCCGGCAGATCATTGATGTGAAGGAATCAGACTAG
- a CDS encoding DinB family protein: MIKNILKSAATIVIVILSSLVAEAQAPAAKAPVVFTEKDREFALKYLNETKDDYIKQLTGLSDTQLNFRAAEGRWTIAEIGEHIIVVEQALFGMMTAPNAARTLKCEDVPRFADTALILAITNRGQKFTAPEQVRPNGRWKTKEDLIANFEKTRAATIDHVKNTKADLRATFVQSPMGMIDSLQGMLFISGHADRHLAQLKEVKADAKYPAK, from the coding sequence ATGATCAAGAACATTCTAAAATCTGCTGCGACGATCGTGATCGTGATTCTTTCAAGCCTCGTGGCGGAAGCTCAGGCACCGGCGGCAAAAGCACCGGTCGTTTTCACTGAAAAGGACCGCGAGTTTGCCCTTAAGTACCTTAATGAGACCAAAGACGATTACATCAAACAACTGACCGGACTATCCGACACTCAACTCAATTTCCGGGCAGCCGAGGGACGCTGGACGATCGCCGAGATCGGCGAGCACATAATCGTGGTCGAACAGGCACTCTTCGGGATGATGACAGCACCGAATGCTGCCCGCACGCTAAAGTGCGAAGACGTCCCGCGTTTCGCTGATACGGCCCTCATCCTTGCAATAACCAATCGGGGACAGAAATTCACAGCACCCGAACAGGTCCGTCCGAACGGACGCTGGAAAACTAAGGAGGATCTGATCGCCAATTTTGAAAAGACGCGTGCAGCCACGATCGATCACGTAAAGAACACCAAGGCGGATCTACGTGCCACATTCGTGCAAAGCCCGATGGGCATGATCGACAGCCTGCAGGGAATGCTCTTCATTAGCGGCCACGCGGACCGTCATTTAGCCCAGCTAAAAGAGGTCAAGGCCGACGCAAAGTATCCGGCGAAATAA
- a CDS encoding quinone-dependent dihydroorotate dehydrogenase → MYDKLIRPILFRLPAETAHEIGMASLRLGLAKLFSGSGRSAIPRKDRMLEAERFGLRFANPIGLAAGFDKNGSVIDQMADLGFGFVEVGTVTLEPQPGNPKPRMFRLPADRALINRLGFNNSGSKEIAESIAASRHRCVVGINIGKNKDVDIDKAVENYIECFEAVHHAADYIAVNVSSPNTPNLRDLQRPENLYELISALQQRNRLLGAVPLLVKVAPDLSGEAIDSIVEACVANEVDGMIATNTTVARTGLRTAGIDRFGAGGLSGAPLFKRSNEVVSAIYKATKGKLPIIGVGGIFSASDAFEKIAAGASLVQVYTGFVYRGPGFARELSGGLDLLLRERGFSNLDEAVGSGVK, encoded by the coding sequence ATCTACGACAAATTGATCCGGCCGATCCTGTTTCGTTTGCCCGCTGAGACTGCCCATGAGATCGGGATGGCGTCGCTCCGTCTTGGTCTGGCTAAGTTGTTTAGCGGAAGCGGTCGATCTGCGATACCGCGTAAAGACCGAATGCTTGAGGCCGAACGGTTCGGGCTCCGATTCGCCAACCCGATAGGGCTTGCCGCCGGTTTTGACAAAAATGGATCGGTGATCGATCAAATGGCCGATCTTGGGTTCGGTTTTGTCGAGGTCGGAACCGTTACGCTTGAGCCTCAGCCCGGAAACCCCAAGCCGAGGATGTTCCGACTGCCGGCCGACCGGGCATTGATCAATCGTCTTGGGTTCAATAATAGCGGATCCAAGGAGATCGCCGAGAGCATTGCAGCCTCGCGGCATCGGTGCGTTGTCGGCATCAATATTGGCAAGAACAAGGATGTTGATATCGATAAGGCGGTTGAGAACTATATCGAGTGCTTTGAGGCAGTCCATCATGCGGCGGATTACATAGCTGTGAATGTATCGTCGCCTAACACCCCGAACCTTCGCGATCTGCAGCGCCCAGAGAATCTATATGAGTTGATCTCGGCGCTGCAACAACGTAATCGGTTACTTGGTGCCGTGCCGCTGTTAGTAAAGGTCGCTCCCGATCTGAGTGGTGAAGCGATCGATTCGATCGTAGAGGCCTGCGTTGCCAACGAAGTCGACGGGATGATCGCAACGAATACGACCGTAGCGCGGACCGGACTACGGACGGCCGGTATCGATCGTTTCGGAGCGGGCGGACTCAGCGGAGCACCGTTGTTCAAACGCTCGAACGAGGTGGTCTCTGCGATCTATAAGGCAACGAAGGGGAAATTGCCGATCATCGGGGTGGGAGGAATATTCTCGGCGTCGGACGCTTTCGAAAAGATAGCTGCGGGAGCGTCGCTGGTGCAGGTATACACAGGATTTGTCTATCGGGGCCCTGGCTTTGCCCGGGAGCTCAGCGGCGGATTGGACCTGTTGTTGAGGGAGCGCGGATTTTCCAATTTGGACGAGGCTGTCGGCAGCGGTGTCAAATAG
- a CDS encoding DUF177 domain-containing protein — MILELDSLDGIRRVEYAFGSSEVDLGIENAKAVSDTRFSGTIENASGRLILRASVKGAFELACVRCLAWRSAEFDFDFEAAYVRPDEFAAERERELSREDLDLDVVEGGQLNLCDAVREQLILNLPTQFLCKPDCKGLCQKCGVDLNVSDCECNDVEMDPRWAVLQSLK, encoded by the coding sequence ATGATATTGGAACTTGACAGTCTCGATGGGATTCGAAGGGTCGAGTATGCTTTTGGTTCGTCTGAGGTAGATCTGGGCATCGAGAATGCCAAGGCAGTTTCGGACACCAGATTCAGCGGAACGATCGAAAACGCTTCGGGCCGACTTATCTTGAGGGCGTCGGTCAAAGGGGCATTTGAGCTTGCATGCGTCAGATGCCTGGCTTGGAGATCGGCCGAATTCGATTTCGATTTCGAAGCAGCATATGTCCGTCCCGACGAATTTGCTGCCGAACGAGAGCGTGAATTGTCCCGCGAAGATCTCGACCTGGATGTGGTCGAGGGCGGTCAGCTAAACCTATGCGACGCGGTTCGCGAGCAGCTTATCCTGAATCTGCCGACGCAGTTTTTATGTAAGCCTGATTGCAAGGGTCTGTGCCAGAAATGCGGCGTTGACCTGAATGTGTCAGACTGTGAATGTAATGATGTGGAAATGGATCCTCGGTGGGCCGTTCTCCAAAGTCTAAAATGA
- a CDS encoding VWA domain-containing protein, giving the protein MQNCFLCRPLFSAALGILIVIIAAGQSGMNEVTTDRTLNFGSSLSKSRKQKNEPGRRFQIAPPNNNENDVIRVETDLFVTEVRVTDRSGKPVSGLSRTDFYLDEDGQPKSIGVFANGDVGDPIPRAIVLVIDHSHSQLPYLETSVDAAVELVRMLNPNDRIAVVTDNVELLVNFTSDKQAVVSKLWSLKDRIKSGEIGKSRQYDALMAAVSELFEDLDVRPIVIFQTDGDQFTALGQRRPMVVDVKNDLEPFTHQDVIKKLEDMGTTVYSVIPGHDLSKTPRSRVRELAMADLNYTAAMLAKIRNLQSVTHTKTYRERFLDEWPKAKQRDADSIALLAEKTGGFSQYLERPDQAPEIYARILAEINGRYLIGYYPDESLRDGKPRIIRIKVNNQALRLQQARRSYTPSYRNK; this is encoded by the coding sequence ATGCAAAATTGTTTCCTTTGCCGGCCCCTCTTTTCGGCCGCCCTCGGGATATTGATCGTCATCATCGCTGCCGGGCAGTCAGGGATGAACGAGGTCACAACGGATCGCACATTAAATTTTGGATCGAGCCTCTCCAAAAGCAGGAAGCAAAAGAACGAACCTGGAAGGCGGTTTCAAATCGCGCCGCCAAACAATAATGAAAATGACGTGATCAGGGTCGAGACCGATCTTTTTGTAACCGAGGTTCGAGTCACCGACCGGTCCGGTAAGCCGGTTTCTGGACTTTCGCGGACTGATTTCTATCTCGATGAAGACGGACAGCCAAAATCGATCGGGGTCTTTGCAAATGGCGATGTCGGAGATCCGATCCCTCGCGCCATCGTGCTCGTGATCGACCACAGTCATAGTCAATTGCCATATTTGGAGACCAGCGTCGACGCGGCTGTGGAACTTGTCCGGATGCTGAACCCGAACGATCGGATCGCGGTCGTTACAGACAATGTAGAGCTTCTCGTCAATTTCACCTCCGACAAACAAGCCGTCGTTTCGAAGCTATGGTCTCTGAAAGATCGCATCAAGAGCGGTGAGATCGGAAAGAGCCGACAATACGACGCCCTAATGGCCGCCGTCTCAGAACTCTTCGAGGATCTTGATGTCAGGCCGATCGTGATATTTCAGACAGATGGCGATCAGTTTACCGCTCTCGGACAACGACGGCCGATGGTCGTCGACGTTAAGAATGATCTGGAACCGTTTACGCACCAGGACGTGATCAAAAAGCTTGAAGATATGGGTACGACGGTCTATTCAGTGATCCCGGGCCACGATCTCTCGAAGACGCCGAGATCGAGGGTCCGCGAGCTCGCGATGGCCGACCTGAATTACACAGCCGCGATGCTGGCCAAGATCCGAAATCTCCAGAGTGTTACCCATACAAAGACATATCGCGAGAGATTTCTTGATGAATGGCCAAAAGCGAAGCAGCGGGATGCCGATTCGATCGCGCTGCTTGCCGAAAAGACCGGTGGATTTTCGCAATACCTCGAGCGGCCAGATCAGGCCCCCGAGATATACGCGCGCATACTCGCCGAGATCAACGGTCGGTACCTAATCGGATACTACCCTGATGAATCCTTACGCGACGGCAAGCCGAGAATTATCCGCATCAAGGTCAACAACCAAGCCTTGCGGCTCCAACAAGCTCGCAGGTCGTATACGCCTTCATACCGGAACAAATAA